The Coffea arabica cultivar ET-39 chromosome 8e, Coffea Arabica ET-39 HiFi, whole genome shotgun sequence genome window below encodes:
- the LOC113704285 gene encoding probable polyamine transporter At1g31830 isoform X2 — protein MKLRNTTNRQAAIAMGEYDGSEYVVINEVPPPRAGHSSRKVSVLPLVFLIFYEVSGGPFGVEDSVNAAGPLLALLGFLAFPFIWSIPEALITAEMGTMFPENSGYVVWVSSALGPFWGFQQGWVKWLSGVIDNALYPVLFLDYLKSGFPAVGHGFPRVLAVLALTIVLTYMNYRGLTIVGWVAILLGISSLLPFAVMGLISIPKLRPGRWFVADIHHVDWNLYLNTLFWNLNYWDSISTLAGEVENPKKTLPKSLFYAVILVVVSYFIPLLVGTGAVPLQRDKWTDGYFSDIAKMLGGVWLRWWIQAAAAMSNMGMFVAEMSSDSFQLLGMAERGMLPEFFAKRSRYGTPLIGILFSASGVFLLSWMSFQEIVAAENFLYCFGMILEFIAFVRLRYKYPNASRPYKIPVGNIGSILMCTPPTILICAVLAFSSLKVMIVSLIAVVIGLVMHPCLKHFEKKRWMKFSISSDLPDIQATARESTETFIA, from the exons ATG AAATTGAGGAATACAACTAACAGACAAGCTGCCATTGCAATGGGGGAATATGATGGATCAGAATATGTGGTAATTAATGAGGTTCCTCCTCCTAGAGCTGGTCATAGTAGTAGGAAAGTTTCGGTTTTGCCCCTTGTTTTCCTCATCTTTTATGAAGTATCAGGGGGCCCATTTGGGGTTGAGGATAGTGTTAATGCTGCTGGTCCTCTTTTAGCTCTTCTGGGATTTTTAGCATTTCCATTCATATGGAGTATTCCTGAGGCGTTAATCACAGCTGAGATGGGAACTATGTTTCCTGAAAATAGTGGTTACGTCGTTTGGGTTTCAAGCGCTTTAGGTCCGTTCTGGGGTTTCCAGCAAGGTTGGGTGAAATGGTTAAGTGGGGTTATTGATAATGCTCTGTATCCTGTTTTGTTTCTGGATTATTTGAAATCTGGTTTCCCTGCAGTCGGTCATGGTTTCCCTAGGGTCCTTGCTGTATTGGCCTTGACTATTGTCCTAACTTATATGAACTATAGGGGTTTAACAATTGTTGGATGGGTTGCTATTCTGCTTGGCATCTCTTCACTCCTGCCTTTTGCAGTTATGGGACTTATTTCAATTCCTAAGTTAAGGCCCGGAAGATGGTTTGTGGCAGATATTCACCATGTAGATTGGAATTTGTATCTGAATACCCTCTTTTGGAATCTGAACTATTGGGACTCTATAAGCACACTTGCAGGGGAGGTAGAGAATCCAAAGAAAACTTTGCCAAAATCTCTTTTCTATGCAGTGATTTTAGTGGTTGTTAGTTATTTCATTCCTCTTCTGGTTGGAACTGGTGCAGTTCCACTGCAGAGGGATAAGTGGACGGATGGTTATTTTTCAGATATTGCGAAGATGCTAGGTGGTGTATGGTTGAGATGGTGGATTCAGGCTGCTGCAGCTATGTCAAATATGGGGATGTTTGTAGCTGAGATGAGCAGCGATTCTTTTCAGCTTCTTGGTATGGCTGAAAGAGGAATGCTTCCTGAGTTCTTTGCCAAGAGATCTCGCTATGGTACACCTCTAATTGGGATCCTTTTTTCAGCTTCAGGTGTGTTTTTGCTTTCATGGATGAGCTTTCAGGAAATAGTAGCTGCTGAGAACTTCTTATATTGCTTTGGAATGATATTGGAATTTATTGCTTTTGTCCGGTTAAGATACAAGTATCCAAATGCATCTCGCCCATATAAGATTCCAGTGGGAAATATTGGATCCATTCTAATGTGTACACCACCAACCATACTGATATGTGCTGTCCTGGCATTTTCTTCTCTGAAAGTCATGATTGTAAGTCTCATTGCTGTTGTCATAGGGCTAGTAATGCATCCATGTCTTAagcattttgaaaagaaaagatggaTGAAGTTCTCCATAAGTTCTGATCTTCCAGATATTCAAGCTACTGCTCGCGAGAGCACAGAGACCTTTATTGCCTAA
- the LOC113704285 gene encoding probable polyamine transporter At1g31830 isoform X3 has translation MGEYDGSEYVVINEVPPPRAGHSSRKVSVLPLVFLIFYEVSGGPFGVEDSVNAAGPLLALLGFLAFPFIWSIPEALITAEMGTMFPENSGYVVWVSSALGPFWGFQQGWVKWLSGVIDNALYPVLFLDYLKSGFPAVGHGFPRVLAVLALTIVLTYMNYRGLTIVGWVAILLGISSLLPFAVMGLISIPKLRPGRWFVADIHHVDWNLYLNTLFWNLNYWDSISTLAGEVENPKKTLPKSLFYAVILVVVSYFIPLLVGTGAVPLQRDKWTDGYFSDIAKMLGGVWLRWWIQAAAAMSNMGMFVAEMSSDSFQLLGMAERGMLPEFFAKRSRYGTPLIGILFSASGVFLLSWMSFQEIVAAENFLYCFGMILEFIAFVRLRYKYPNASRPYKIPVGNIGSILMCTPPTILICAVLAFSSLKVMIVSLIAVVIGLVMHPCLKHFEKKRWMKFSISSDLPDIQATARESTETFIA, from the coding sequence ATGGGGGAATATGATGGATCAGAATATGTGGTAATTAATGAGGTTCCTCCTCCTAGAGCTGGTCATAGTAGTAGGAAAGTTTCGGTTTTGCCCCTTGTTTTCCTCATCTTTTATGAAGTATCAGGGGGCCCATTTGGGGTTGAGGATAGTGTTAATGCTGCTGGTCCTCTTTTAGCTCTTCTGGGATTTTTAGCATTTCCATTCATATGGAGTATTCCTGAGGCGTTAATCACAGCTGAGATGGGAACTATGTTTCCTGAAAATAGTGGTTACGTCGTTTGGGTTTCAAGCGCTTTAGGTCCGTTCTGGGGTTTCCAGCAAGGTTGGGTGAAATGGTTAAGTGGGGTTATTGATAATGCTCTGTATCCTGTTTTGTTTCTGGATTATTTGAAATCTGGTTTCCCTGCAGTCGGTCATGGTTTCCCTAGGGTCCTTGCTGTATTGGCCTTGACTATTGTCCTAACTTATATGAACTATAGGGGTTTAACAATTGTTGGATGGGTTGCTATTCTGCTTGGCATCTCTTCACTCCTGCCTTTTGCAGTTATGGGACTTATTTCAATTCCTAAGTTAAGGCCCGGAAGATGGTTTGTGGCAGATATTCACCATGTAGATTGGAATTTGTATCTGAATACCCTCTTTTGGAATCTGAACTATTGGGACTCTATAAGCACACTTGCAGGGGAGGTAGAGAATCCAAAGAAAACTTTGCCAAAATCTCTTTTCTATGCAGTGATTTTAGTGGTTGTTAGTTATTTCATTCCTCTTCTGGTTGGAACTGGTGCAGTTCCACTGCAGAGGGATAAGTGGACGGATGGTTATTTTTCAGATATTGCGAAGATGCTAGGTGGTGTATGGTTGAGATGGTGGATTCAGGCTGCTGCAGCTATGTCAAATATGGGGATGTTTGTAGCTGAGATGAGCAGCGATTCTTTTCAGCTTCTTGGTATGGCTGAAAGAGGAATGCTTCCTGAGTTCTTTGCCAAGAGATCTCGCTATGGTACACCTCTAATTGGGATCCTTTTTTCAGCTTCAGGTGTGTTTTTGCTTTCATGGATGAGCTTTCAGGAAATAGTAGCTGCTGAGAACTTCTTATATTGCTTTGGAATGATATTGGAATTTATTGCTTTTGTCCGGTTAAGATACAAGTATCCAAATGCATCTCGCCCATATAAGATTCCAGTGGGAAATATTGGATCCATTCTAATGTGTACACCACCAACCATACTGATATGTGCTGTCCTGGCATTTTCTTCTCTGAAAGTCATGATTGTAAGTCTCATTGCTGTTGTCATAGGGCTAGTAATGCATCCATGTCTTAagcattttgaaaagaaaagatggaTGAAGTTCTCCATAAGTTCTGATCTTCCAGATATTCAAGCTACTGCTCGCGAGAGCACAGAGACCTTTATTGCCTAA